The window ACCTGTTTGCGCCAGGGAAAGTGGATCTGGTCGGGTCGCTTGAAAGCCTCTCTGTCACCAAAATCGGTCAGCCGTTGGCGATCGCTACCGAGACCTTCGTGGCCCCGGTGGAGGCTGAGCCCGCGCCGCTGCCTGAAGAAGAAGTCAAAGCCGAACATGACGCCAGCCCGCTGGTAGACGACAAGAAAGACGAAATCTGAAACAGACACACCGTTTTCAGGATGCGCCAGGACGGCCTGAATGGTGAAGTGGAGAGGAACTGCTGCTGTGCGCCTGATAATCACTTTTCTGATGGCCTGGTGCCTCAGCCTGGGGGCGTACGCTGCGACGGCCCCCGACGCCAAACAGCTCACCCAGGAACTGGAGCAGGCGAAAGCGGCGAAACCCGCCCAGCCGGAAGCCGTTGAGGCGCTTCAGGCGGCGCTGAACTCGCTTGAGGAGCGTAAAGGCTCCCTTGAGCGCGCTCAGCAGTACCAGCAGGTCATCGACAATTTCCCCAAAATGTCCGCCTCGCTGCGGGCGCAGCTCGCCAACCTGCACGATGAACCGCGCAGCGTTCCACCGGATTTGTCCACGGATGCGCTGAACCAGGAAATTCTCCAGATCAGCAGCCAGCTGCTGGAGAAAAGTCGTCAGGCCCAGCAGGAACAGGAACGCGCGCGCGAAATCGCCGACTCGCTCAGCCAGCTTCCGCAACAGCAAACCGATGCCCGCCGCCAGCTCAACGAAATTGAACGCCGCATCGGCACGGCAACCGGCAATACGCCTGTCAGCCAGGCGCAAAATTACAGTATGCAGGCCGAATCCGCGCGTCTGAAAGCGCTCGTTGATGAACTTGAGCTGGCGCAACTCTCCGCCAATAACCGCCAGGAACTGGCGCGGATGCGTTCCGAACTGGCGCAAAAGCAAAGTCAGCAGCTTGATGCTTATCTGCAGGCGCTGCGCAATCAGCTGAACAGCCAGCGCCAGCGTGAAGCGGAACGCGCGCTGGAAAGCACCGAACTGCTGGCGGAAAACAGCGCTGACCTGCCGCCGGATATCGTGGCACAGTTCAGGGTCAACCGCGAGCTGTCAGCCGCGCTGAACCAGCAGGCGCAGCGCATGGATCTGGTTGCCTCTCAGCAGCGCCAGGCCGCCAGTCAGACCCAGCAGGTACGTCAGGCGCTGACGACGCTGCGGGAACAGTCGCAGTGGTTAGGCTCGTCGAATCTGCTCGGCGAAGCGCTGCGCGCGCAGGTCGCGCGACTGCCGGAAATGCCAAAGCCGCAGCAGCTTGATACCGAAATGGCGCAACTGCGCGTGCAGCGCCTGCGCTATGAGGATCAGCTCAATAAGCAGCCACAGCTGCGTCAACTGCACCAGACCAACGGGCAGCCGCTCACCGCGGAGCAGAATCGCATCCTGGAGGCCCAGCTACGTACTCAGCGCGAACTGTTGAACTCGCTGCTACAGGGCGGCGACACGCTGATCCTCGAGCTGACCAAGCTGAAAGTCTCCAACAGCCAGCTTGAAGACGCCTTAAAAGAGGTGAACGAAGCGACCCACCGCTACCTGTTCTGGACGTCGGATGTTCGCCCTGTTTCCTTCTCCTGGCCGATTGATATCGTGCAGGATCTGCGTCGCCTTATCTCGCTCGACACCGTCAGCCAGTTAGGCAAAGCCAGCCTGATGATGTTAACCAGCCGGGAAACGCTGTTACCGCTGTTTGGCGCGCTGATTCTGGTGGGCTTTAGCATCTACTCGCGCCGCCACTTTACCCGCTTTCTCGAGCGCTCCGCCGCCAGGGTCGGCAAAGTCACCCAGGATCACTTCTGGCTGACGCTGCGCACCGTCTTCTGGTCGATCCTGGTGGCCTCGCCGCTGCCGGTTTTATGGATGACGCTGGGCTACGGGCTGCGCGAAGCGTGGCCGTATCCGCTGGCGGTGGCGATAGGCGATGGCGTCACCGCAACGGTGCCGCTGCTGTGGGTGGTGATGATCTGCGCGACCTTTGCCCGTCCGAACGGCCTGTTTATCGCTCACTTCGGCTGGCCGCGCGAGCGGGTAACGCGGGCGATGCGCTACTATCTGATGAGCATCGGGCTTATCGTACCGCTGATCATGGCGCTCATCATGTTCGATAATCTGAACGACCGGGAGTTCTCCGGCTCGCTGGGTCGCCTGTGCTTTATTCTGATCTGCGGCGCGCTGGCGCTGGTGACGCTGAGCCTGAAAAAGGCCGGTATCCCGCTCTATCTCGATAAAGAGGGTAGCGGCGACAACATGGTTAACAGCATGCTGTGGAACATGATGATCGGCGCGCCGCTGATAGCGATTCTGGCTGCCGCGGTGGGTTATCTGGCCACCTCGCAGGCGCTGCTGGCGCGGCTGGAAACCTCGGTCGCTATCTGGTTCCTGCTGCTGGTTATCTATCATATTATTCGCCGCTGGATGCTGATTCAGCGCCGGAGGCTGGCCTTCGATCGCGCCAAGCACCGCCGCGCAGAGATGCTGGCGCAACGCGCGCGCGGCGAAGAAGAGCCCGCTCATTCCACCAGCCTCGAAGGCGCCGTCGACATTGATGAAAGCGAAGTCGATCTCGACACCATCAGCACCCAGTCGCTGCGGCTGGTGCGTTCCATCCTGATGCTGATCGCCCTGCTGTCGGTGATCGTGCTGTGGTCAGAAATCCATTCCGCATTCGGCTTCCTGGAAAATATCTCGCTGTGGGACGTTACCTCCACGGTGCAGGGCGTCGAAAGCCTCGAGCCGATCACGCTGGGCGCCGTGCTGATCGCGATCCTGGTGTTTATCATCACCACCCAACTGGTGCGCAACCTTCCCGCGCTGCTGGAGCTGGCGCTGTTGCAGCATCTCGATCTGACGCCAGGCACCGGCTACGCCATTACCACCATAACCAAATATCTGCTGATGCTGATCGGCGGGCTGGTCGGCTTCTCGATGATTGGCATTGAGTGGTCGAAACTGCAATGGCTGGTGGCGGCGCTGGGTGTCGGCCTTGGCTTTGGCTTGCAGGAGATCTTCGCCAACTTTATCTCCGGCCTGATTATCCTGTTTGAAAAGCCGATTCGTATTGGCGATACGGTGACGATCCGCGATCTGACCGGCAGCGTGACAAAGATTAATACCCGAGCGACCACCATCAGCGACTGGGACCGCAAAGAGATTATCGTGCCGAACAAAGCGTTTATCACCGAACAATTTATTAACTGGTCGCTCTCCGACTCGGTAACCCGCGTGGTGCTCACCGTTCCGGCCCCCGCCGACGCCAACAGCGAGGAGGTGACGCAAATCCTCTACACGGCGGCAGAGCGCTGTACGCTGGTGATAGACAACCCGCCGCCGGAGGTCTTCCTGGTCGATTTACAGCAGGGTATTCAGATCTTTGAACTGCGTATCTATGCTGCGGAAATGGGACACCGGATGCCGCTGCGTCATGAAATCCACCAGCTGATTCTGGCGGGCTTCCATGAGCACGGTATTGATATGCCGTTCCCGCCGTTCCAGATGCGTCTGGAAAGCCTGAACGGCAAACAAACGGCGAGAACGCTGACCTCAGCCGGGCGCAGAAGCCGCCCGGCGGGAAGTTTGTAAACGCATGACCCAGGCCTGATAAGCGCAGCGCCATCGGCAATAAATGCTGGATGGCGGCTTCGCCTTATCCGGCCTACAGCGTGCCGCTATTCCATCGCCCATTGCGGCTGTTTCGCCATCCGGCGAATATAGTTCTGATAAATCGCCATCGCCAGCAGCGAGAAGAATACCGGGCCGCCGGTCATCCACAGGGCGCTGTTCCAGTCTCCGACTTCAATGACCGGCTGGATAATCGTAAACACGTTGGCGAACGTCACCACCAGCAGCACCACGCCGGTTGCGACAAGCGTTGAGGCTTTGGTTTTAAACATCACGAACGGCCTTTCCAGAGAGGCTTGCGCCTTAAAGAACGGGAACGCCAGCGCGAGGAACAGGTACGGCAGCGTCATGGAGACGTTCGCCATCAGCGTCAGCTTGTTATAAAAGGCCGAGGCGGTATCGCCGCCAAACGAGACCAGCAGAATAAACAGACTCACCAGCAGGCACTGCATCCACATTGCCGTGGCGGGCATCCCGACGGTATTCAGCTGCGTCACAGGCGCAGGCCACAGCGCTTTCGGCGTCCCCTGAATGATCGCCTTCAGCGGCGAATAGCTCAGCGTAAAGAACGCGCCGGTATAGGCAAGGAACATCGACAAACCGGTAACGCGCGCAAACCAGACGCCCAGCGTCGTCGTCGCATCCGGAGACAGGTGTAGCGCATTGCCCAGCGTCATGCCGAGACTGTTCATCAGGATGTAGGTAATATTACCGAGGTTAACGGCGCTGTTACTGAGCACCTGCTGCCAGTTGGCGCTCACGCCCCATAAAAATATCGCCAGCGAATAGCCGACAGAAATAACAAGCGCGGCAAAAACGATCCCTTTGGCAAAGTTCTTTTCCGGCTTTTCGGTTTTATCGACCAGACCGCCGACCGCTTCAATGCCGCCATAGGCGAAAATAGCAAATACCACAAAAGACAACATTGCCAGACCGGACTGATAACCGGTATTCGGCGAGGTAGTGAAATTAATTTCCTGTGCAAAATGCCCACCGTTTAATAACAAAATGGCGACACTTACGATCAGTAAAACTAAATTAAGACACATCACCGCAATACCGCCCACCGCCGTAATACGGGCGATTTTATTAATGCCCCGGGCGGCAACGCCGGTGACCACAATCATCCACGCCACGGCGAGCAGCCCGACAACCTGCGTCGGCTCAAGGCCGCCAATGCGCCAGTGCTGGGTCATATCAGCGCCAAAGACAAAGGTGGAAAACGGAACCCAGACCTTTGCCGCAGTGCTGACCATCCAGATCACATACGACGAGAACCACATGAAAGTGCCGATAAACGCATAGCGCGGACCAACGCTCTTGTTCATCCATGAATAGATCCCGCCCTCTTCTTTACGGTAAGCGGAACCCATTTCAGCCATCATTAATGCAAATGGAATAAAGAATAATAAGGCGGAAAAGATATACCACGGTATTGCGCTATAACCCATTAAATAAAAAGCAGAAGGACTATTAGCGAAACCAAAAACGGACGTAAATATCATCAGGATGAGGCCCATCAGGCTCATCTTTTTTATTGTCTGGGTCATTTAACCCTCCCCCACTTCGGGCGCGCGCTACGCGCTGCGCTCACTGAATCGCGCCGTTCACAATTAAGTGAACAGCAAATATGAAATCAACACAGGATTGATACCTGAATGATATCAAATATCCAGAACTAAAATGTGGCCATTGAAGGGAAAATGAAAGCATATGCTACAAAGTGGCGAAATATACGCCACTTTATTCTATAGAGAAGGCTTAAGCGCGATCGACGGTAAACGCGATCACTTCCGCGAGGCTTTCCGCACCCAGCGCCAGCATGACAAGGCGATCGACGCCCAGCGCCACGCCGGAGCAGTCCGGCATCCCCACTTTGAGCGCTTCCAGCAGATTGTGATCGATCGGCTGCTGCGGTAAGCCACGCGCGGCGCGCTTACGGTTATCCTGCTCAAAGCGCTGCTGCTGCTCGCGCGCGTCCGTCAGCTCATGGAAGCCATTTGCCAGCTCAATGCCTTTAAAATAGACCTCGAAACGCTCCGCCACGCGGTGATCTTCGGTGCTGATTTGCGCCAGCGACGCCTGGCTAGCCGGGAAGTGGTAGACAAACGCGGGCTTCTCTTTACCGATGTGCGGCTCCACGCCCATCGTGAACAGCAGTTGCAGCAGGGTATCGCGATCCTCTTCGGTATCGGCAATATTGCTTAAGTCCAGCTTCGCCGCAGCTTCGCGCAGCTGCGTCTTATCCGCTGAGAGCGGGTCGATCTCCAGATGGCGCTGAAACGCCTGCTGATAAGAGAGGCTTTCCGCCGCCGGGCATTCCAGCACCTGCTGCAGCAGATCGTCCACCTCATTCATCAGCCGGTACATGTCGTAATGGGGACGATACCATTCGAGCATGGTGAATTCCGGGTTGTGATGACGGCCCATCTCTTCATTGCGGAAGCTGCGACACAGCTGGAAAACCGGACCGCAGCCCGCCGCCAGCAGACGTTTCATATGGTATTCCGGGCTGGTCATTAACCACAGGCTCATCCCCTGAGAATGACCGGGGCCGACGAAACGCGTTTCGAACGGCACCAGATGTATATCGGTCACCGTCGCCTGGCTCATGCAGGGCGTCTCAACCTCCAGCACTCCGCGATCGGCAAAGAAACGGCGTATTTCCGCCATGATTGCCGCTCGTTTTAACAGGTTAGGTATGGACGCGCTCGGCTGCCAGGTTGCCGTTTCGCTCATGGTTCTTTCTCCAGTTTCAGACAAGGGCACGAAGTCTACTCGTAACGCGCCGACGAAACAAATTTTGCGCAGCCATAATAAAACAGGGCCAACAGGTTAAAAAATCGCAAAACGATGGTTTAGTAATTAAATTAATCGAATTCAGTGATAATTCGCCCCTGTGACGCGCTAAAAAAATCGAACACGTCAAATTTCGCACACATCGCAATGACTATACTGTCGTACCTATAAAGGAGCAGTGGAAACGCATTCACGAAACGAATGATTTAGGTCTTTATCTGAAATCGCAGGGTCGTGAAATTACAATAATCTGGAGGAATGTCGTGCAAACCTTTCAAGCCGATCTTGCCATTATAGGCGCCGGTGGCGCGGGATTACGTGCTGCAATTGCTGCCGCACAGGCGAATCCCAATGCAAAAATAGCACTGATCTCAAAAGTGTACCCAATGCGCAGCCATACTGTTGCTGCTGAAGGGGGCTCAGCCGCTGTCGCCCAGGATCATGACAGCTTCGACTACCACTTTCACGATACGGTAGCGGGCGGAGACTGGCTGTGTGAACAGGACGTCGTGGACTACTTTGTCCATCACTGTCCGACTGAAATGACGCAACTGGAACAATGGGGTTGCCCCTGGAGTCGTCGTCCGGACGGCAGCGTAAACGTCCGTCGCTTCGGCGGGATGAAAATTGAGCGTACCTGGTTTGCCGCGGATAAAACCGGCTTCCATATGCTGCACACTCTGTTCCAGACCTCCCTGCAGTTCCCACAAATCCAACGCTTTGACGAACACTTTGTTCTGGATATTCTCGTCGATGAGGGCCATGCCCGCGGCCTGGTAGCGATGAACATGATGGAAGGCACGCTGGTGCAGATCCGCGCCAACGCGGTAGTGATGGCGACGGGCGGCGCAGGCCGCGTGTACCGCTATAACACCAACGGCGGCATCGTTACCGGCGACGGGATGGGCATGGCGCTGAGCCACGGCGTTCCGCTGCGTGATATGGAGTTCGTGCAGTATCACCCGACCGGCCTGCCGGGATCCGGTATTCTGATGACCGAAGGTTGCCGTGGTGAAGGCGGTATCCTGGTCAACAAAAATGGCTACCGTTATCTGCAGGATTACGGCATGGGTCCGGAAACCCCGCTGGGCGAGCCGAAAAACAAATATATGGAACTGGGCCCGCGCGACAAAGTGTCTCAGGCTTTCTGGCACGAATGGCGTAAAGGCAACACCATTTCCACGCCGCGCGGCGATGTGGTTCATCTCGACCTGCGCCATTTGGGCGAGAAGAAACTGCTCGAACGCCTGCCGTTTATCTGTGAACTGGCGAAAGCTTACGTGGGCGTCGATCCGGTGAAAGAGCCGATTCCGGTTCGCCCGACCGCGCACTACACCATGGGTGGTATCGAAACCGATCAGCGCTGCGAAACCCGCATTCAGGGTCTGTTTGCCGTTGGCGAATGTTCTTCCGTGGGTCTGCACGGCGCTAACCGTCTGGGCTCCAACTCGCTGGCTGAACTGGTGGTCTTTGGCCGCATGGCGGGCGAGCAGGCGATGGAACGTGCCGCTACCGCTGGCGCCGCGAATGACGCCGCGCTGGAAGCGCAGGCCGCTGACGTTGAAAAACGCCTGAAAGATCTGGTTAACCAGGAGGGTAACGAGAACTGGGCGAAGATCCGCGACGAAATGGGTCTCTCAATGGAAGAAGGCTGCGGCATCTACCGTACGCCGGAACTCATGCAGAAAACCATTGATAAACTGGCCGAACTGCAGGAACGCTTCAAACGCGTCCGTATCACCGACAACTCCAGCGTCTTTAACACCGACCTGCTCTACACCATCGAGCTGGGCCACGGTCTGAACGTCGCGGAATGTATGGCGCACTCCGCGCTGGCGCGTAAAGAATCACGCGGCGCTCACCAGCGTCTGGATGAAGGTTGCACCGAGCGTGACGACGTCAACTTCCTCAAACATACTCT is drawn from Citrobacter rodentium NBRC 105723 = DSM 16636 and contains these coding sequences:
- the epmA gene encoding elongation factor P--(R)-beta-lysine ligase, whose protein sequence is MSETATWQPSASIPNLLKRAAIMAEIRRFFADRGVLEVETPCMSQATVTDIHLVPFETRFVGPGHSQGMSLWLMTSPEYHMKRLLAAGCGPVFQLCRSFRNEEMGRHHNPEFTMLEWYRPHYDMYRLMNEVDDLLQQVLECPAAESLSYQQAFQRHLEIDPLSADKTQLREAAAKLDLSNIADTEEDRDTLLQLLFTMGVEPHIGKEKPAFVYHFPASQASLAQISTEDHRVAERFEVYFKGIELANGFHELTDAREQQQRFEQDNRKRAARGLPQQPIDHNLLEALKVGMPDCSGVALGVDRLVMLALGAESLAEVIAFTVDRA
- the mscM gene encoding miniconductance mechanosensitive channel MscM; the protein is MRLIITFLMAWCLSLGAYAATAPDAKQLTQELEQAKAAKPAQPEAVEALQAALNSLEERKGSLERAQQYQQVIDNFPKMSASLRAQLANLHDEPRSVPPDLSTDALNQEILQISSQLLEKSRQAQQEQERAREIADSLSQLPQQQTDARRQLNEIERRIGTATGNTPVSQAQNYSMQAESARLKALVDELELAQLSANNRQELARMRSELAQKQSQQLDAYLQALRNQLNSQRQREAERALESTELLAENSADLPPDIVAQFRVNRELSAALNQQAQRMDLVASQQRQAASQTQQVRQALTTLREQSQWLGSSNLLGEALRAQVARLPEMPKPQQLDTEMAQLRVQRLRYEDQLNKQPQLRQLHQTNGQPLTAEQNRILEAQLRTQRELLNSLLQGGDTLILELTKLKVSNSQLEDALKEVNEATHRYLFWTSDVRPVSFSWPIDIVQDLRRLISLDTVSQLGKASLMMLTSRETLLPLFGALILVGFSIYSRRHFTRFLERSAARVGKVTQDHFWLTLRTVFWSILVASPLPVLWMTLGYGLREAWPYPLAVAIGDGVTATVPLLWVVMICATFARPNGLFIAHFGWPRERVTRAMRYYLMSIGLIVPLIMALIMFDNLNDREFSGSLGRLCFILICGALALVTLSLKKAGIPLYLDKEGSGDNMVNSMLWNMMIGAPLIAILAAAVGYLATSQALLARLETSVAIWFLLLVIYHIIRRWMLIQRRRLAFDRAKHRRAEMLAQRARGEEEPAHSTSLEGAVDIDESEVDLDTISTQSLRLVRSILMLIALLSVIVLWSEIHSAFGFLENISLWDVTSTVQGVESLEPITLGAVLIAILVFIITTQLVRNLPALLELALLQHLDLTPGTGYAITTITKYLLMLIGGLVGFSMIGIEWSKLQWLVAALGVGLGFGLQEIFANFISGLIILFEKPIRIGDTVTIRDLTGSVTKINTRATTISDWDRKEIIVPNKAFITEQFINWSLSDSVTRVVLTVPAPADANSEEVTQILYTAAERCTLVIDNPPPEVFLVDLQQGIQIFELRIYAAEMGHRMPLRHEIHQLILAGFHEHGIDMPFPPFQMRLESLNGKQTARTLTSAGRRSRPAGSL
- the yjeM gene encoding glutamate/gamma-aminobutyrate family transporter YjeM; the protein is MTQTIKKMSLMGLILMIFTSVFGFANSPSAFYLMGYSAIPWYIFSALLFFIPFALMMAEMGSAYRKEEGGIYSWMNKSVGPRYAFIGTFMWFSSYVIWMVSTAAKVWVPFSTFVFGADMTQHWRIGGLEPTQVVGLLAVAWMIVVTGVAARGINKIARITAVGGIAVMCLNLVLLIVSVAILLLNGGHFAQEINFTTSPNTGYQSGLAMLSFVVFAIFAYGGIEAVGGLVDKTEKPEKNFAKGIVFAALVISVGYSLAIFLWGVSANWQQVLSNSAVNLGNITYILMNSLGMTLGNALHLSPDATTTLGVWFARVTGLSMFLAYTGAFFTLSYSPLKAIIQGTPKALWPAPVTQLNTVGMPATAMWMQCLLVSLFILLVSFGGDTASAFYNKLTLMANVSMTLPYLFLALAFPFFKAQASLERPFVMFKTKASTLVATGVVLLVVTFANVFTIIQPVIEVGDWNSALWMTGGPVFFSLLAMAIYQNYIRRMAKQPQWAME
- the frdA gene encoding fumarate reductase (quinol) flavoprotein subunit; this translates as MQTFQADLAIIGAGGAGLRAAIAAAQANPNAKIALISKVYPMRSHTVAAEGGSAAVAQDHDSFDYHFHDTVAGGDWLCEQDVVDYFVHHCPTEMTQLEQWGCPWSRRPDGSVNVRRFGGMKIERTWFAADKTGFHMLHTLFQTSLQFPQIQRFDEHFVLDILVDEGHARGLVAMNMMEGTLVQIRANAVVMATGGAGRVYRYNTNGGIVTGDGMGMALSHGVPLRDMEFVQYHPTGLPGSGILMTEGCRGEGGILVNKNGYRYLQDYGMGPETPLGEPKNKYMELGPRDKVSQAFWHEWRKGNTISTPRGDVVHLDLRHLGEKKLLERLPFICELAKAYVGVDPVKEPIPVRPTAHYTMGGIETDQRCETRIQGLFAVGECSSVGLHGANRLGSNSLAELVVFGRMAGEQAMERAATAGAANDAALEAQAADVEKRLKDLVNQEGNENWAKIRDEMGLSMEEGCGIYRTPELMQKTIDKLAELQERFKRVRITDNSSVFNTDLLYTIELGHGLNVAECMAHSALARKESRGAHQRLDEGCTERDDVNFLKHTLAFRDADGTTRLDYSDVKITTLPPAKRVYGAEAEAADKKEKA